From one Alicyclobacillus acidocaldarius subsp. acidocaldarius Tc-4-1 genomic stretch:
- the rpmC gene encoding 50S ribosomal protein L29: protein MKATELRSLSDEELKARIDGLKDELFNLRFQLATGQLENPMRIRQVRKDIARAKTILRQRELGIG from the coding sequence ATGAAGGCAACTGAGCTTCGGAGTCTGAGTGACGAGGAGCTGAAGGCCCGCATCGACGGGCTGAAGGACGAGTTGTTCAACCTCCGCTTCCAACTCGCTACGGGTCAATTGGAGAACCCCATGCGCATTCGGCAGGTTCGCAAGGATATCGCGCGCGCAAAGACGATCCTGCGCCAACGCGAGTTGGGCATCGGCTGA
- the rplP gene encoding 50S ribosomal protein L16 translates to MLMPKRVKYRKEHRGRLKGRAKGGRTVAFGDYGLVALEPAWVTNRQIEAARIAMTRYMRRGGKVWIKIFPSKPVTKKPAETRMGSGKGSPEMWVAVVKPGRVLFEVAGVSEEVAREAMRLAAHKLPIKCKFVTREEVGGDANEGN, encoded by the coding sequence ATGTTGATGCCAAAGCGCGTGAAGTACCGCAAGGAGCATCGCGGTCGCCTGAAGGGACGCGCGAAGGGCGGACGGACAGTCGCGTTTGGCGATTATGGGCTGGTAGCGCTCGAGCCCGCCTGGGTGACGAACCGGCAGATCGAGGCCGCCCGTATCGCGATGACGCGCTACATGCGCCGCGGTGGCAAGGTGTGGATCAAGATCTTTCCGTCCAAGCCCGTGACGAAAAAGCCGGCTGAGACCCGTATGGGTAGCGGTAAGGGCTCGCCGGAGATGTGGGTTGCTGTTGTGAAGCCGGGCCGCGTGTTGTTCGAAGTGGCCGGGGTGAGTGAAGAAGTGGCGCGCGAAGCAATGCGCCTTGCCGCGCACAAGCTGCCGATCAAGTGCAAGTTCGTGACTCGTGAAGAAGTGGGTGGTGACGCGAATGAAGGCAACTGA
- the rpsC gene encoding 30S ribosomal protein S3: MGQKVNPIGLRIGIIRDWEAKWYANKKDYQELLHEDLKIRNYVMERLKDAAIGSVEIERAANRINVTIHTAKPGMVIGKGGQEVDALRNELNKLTGKRVHISISEIKQPDLCAKLVAESIAQQLERRVAFRRAMKQAIQRSMRAGAKGVRVQVSGRLGGAEIARTEGYVEGTVPLQTLRADIDYALAEAHTTYGRIGVKVWIYRGEVLPKRKNAQAEAASEAVQGG, translated from the coding sequence ATGGGGCAAAAAGTCAACCCAATCGGCCTTCGGATTGGGATCATCCGGGACTGGGAAGCGAAATGGTACGCCAATAAGAAGGATTATCAGGAGCTCCTCCACGAGGACCTGAAGATCCGGAACTATGTCATGGAGCGCCTGAAAGATGCGGCGATTGGTTCGGTCGAGATTGAGCGCGCGGCGAATCGGATCAACGTGACGATTCACACAGCGAAGCCAGGTATGGTCATTGGCAAGGGCGGTCAGGAGGTCGACGCGCTGCGCAACGAATTGAACAAGCTGACCGGCAAGCGCGTCCACATCTCGATTTCGGAGATCAAGCAGCCGGATCTGTGCGCGAAACTGGTGGCGGAGAGCATTGCGCAGCAGCTTGAACGTCGCGTGGCGTTTCGCCGTGCGATGAAGCAAGCGATCCAGCGGTCGATGCGCGCAGGCGCGAAGGGCGTCCGCGTCCAGGTTTCTGGCCGGTTGGGCGGCGCTGAGATTGCTCGCACGGAAGGCTACGTGGAGGGGACGGTTCCTCTGCAGACGCTGCGAGCGGACATCGACTACGCGCTGGCGGAGGCGCATACCACGTACGGCCGCATCGGCGTAAAAGTCTGGATTTACCGGGGAGAAGTGTTGCCGAAGCGGAAGAACGCCCAGGCGGAGGCGGCTTCTGAAGCGGTTCAAGGAGGTTGA
- the rplV gene encoding 50S ribosomal protein L22, translating to MASTQSETRTARAVARYLRIAPRKARLVVDLVRGKNVQEALAILKFTPRAASPLVEKVLRSAMANAENNHNMDVDKLYIKEIYVDEGPTLKRWHPRAQGRAFSIFKRTSHITVVLAER from the coding sequence ATGGCATCGACGCAGTCGGAAACGCGGACGGCTCGGGCGGTTGCCCGCTATCTTCGCATCGCTCCGCGGAAGGCTCGCCTTGTAGTCGATCTGGTGCGCGGGAAGAACGTGCAAGAGGCGCTCGCCATCCTGAAGTTCACGCCGCGAGCAGCGTCCCCGTTGGTGGAAAAGGTGCTTCGATCCGCGATGGCCAACGCGGAAAACAATCACAATATGGACGTCGATAAGCTCTACATCAAGGAGATCTACGTCGACGAGGGGCCGACGCTGAAGCGCTGGCATCCCCGCGCTCAGGGCCGTGCCTTCAGCATCTTTAAGCGCACGAGCCATATCACCGTCGTCCTGGCGGAACGGTAA
- the rpsS gene encoding 30S ribosomal protein S19, with protein MGRSLKKGPFCDAHLMKKVEALNASGEKKVIKTWSRRSTIFPQFVGHTFAVHDGRKHVPVYVTEDMVGHKLGEFVPTRTFRGHAGDEKSSRSR; from the coding sequence GTGGGTCGTTCTCTGAAGAAGGGTCCGTTCTGTGACGCCCATCTCATGAAGAAGGTCGAGGCGCTGAACGCCTCGGGCGAGAAGAAGGTCATCAAGACGTGGTCGCGCCGCTCGACCATTTTCCCGCAATTCGTAGGGCACACGTTTGCAGTGCATGACGGTCGGAAGCATGTGCCAGTGTACGTCACCGAGGATATGGTCGGACACAAGCTCGGCGAGTTCGTCCCGACGCGCACATTTCGCGGACACGCCGGGGATGAGAAGTCGTCGCGCTCGCGCTGA
- the rplB gene encoding 50S ribosomal protein L2, translating into MGIKKYRPTSPGRRFMSVSTFEEITTDKPEKSLLVPLKKKAGRNNQGRITVRHRGGGHKRMYRIIDFKRNKDGVPAKVATIEYDPNRSARIALLHYLDGEKRYIIAPHGLKVGDVVVSGENVDIRVGNALPLRSIPVGTIIHNIELHPGHGGQLARAAGASAQLMAKEGDYAQVRLASGEVRKIHLSCRATIGQVGNLDHENITLGKAGRSRWLGRRPTVRGSAMNPVDHPHGGGEGKAPIGRKSPMSPWGKPTLGKKTRKKNHPTDKYIVRRRTK; encoded by the coding sequence ATGGGGATCAAAAAGTATCGCCCGACTTCTCCTGGCCGCCGCTTCATGTCGGTCTCGACGTTCGAAGAGATCACGACGGATAAGCCGGAGAAGTCGCTGCTCGTCCCGCTGAAAAAGAAGGCGGGGCGGAATAACCAGGGCCGCATTACCGTGCGCCATCGCGGGGGCGGTCACAAGCGGATGTACCGCATCATTGACTTCAAGCGCAACAAGGACGGCGTGCCGGCAAAGGTCGCTACCATCGAATACGATCCGAACCGGTCTGCACGCATCGCTCTGCTTCACTATCTGGATGGCGAGAAGCGCTATATCATCGCGCCGCACGGCCTCAAGGTTGGCGACGTGGTGGTCAGCGGAGAAAATGTCGATATCCGCGTCGGCAATGCGCTGCCGCTTCGGTCCATCCCGGTGGGTACCATCATCCACAACATTGAGCTCCACCCGGGACACGGCGGGCAACTGGCACGTGCGGCAGGTGCGAGCGCCCAGCTGATGGCGAAGGAGGGCGACTACGCGCAGGTCCGGCTCGCGTCGGGCGAGGTGCGGAAGATTCATCTTTCGTGCCGTGCGACCATCGGCCAGGTGGGGAACTTGGACCACGAAAACATCACACTCGGCAAGGCCGGGCGCAGCCGCTGGCTGGGACGCAGGCCGACGGTTCGCGGTTCTGCGATGAACCCGGTGGATCACCCGCACGGCGGTGGCGAAGGCAAGGCGCCGATTGGCCGCAAGTCGCCGATGTCACCTTGGGGTAAGCCGACGCTGGGCAAGAAGACGCGCAAGAAGAACCATCCGACGGATAAGTACATCGTGCGTCGCCGCACGAAGTAA
- the rplW gene encoding 50S ribosomal protein L23 has product MDPRDLIKRPIITERSTELMEENKYVFEVDRRANKVEIRKAIEKLFDVQVESVHTMNVRGKKKRVGKFVGRTPDWKKAIVKLKPGSKTIDFFGES; this is encoded by the coding sequence ATGGATCCGCGCGATTTGATCAAGCGCCCGATTATCACGGAGCGCTCGACGGAATTGATGGAAGAAAACAAGTATGTGTTTGAGGTCGATCGCCGCGCGAACAAGGTCGAGATCCGTAAGGCGATTGAGAAGTTGTTCGACGTTCAGGTGGAATCCGTCCACACGATGAACGTGCGCGGCAAGAAGAAACGGGTCGGGAAATTCGTCGGCCGTACGCCGGACTGGAAGAAGGCTATCGTGAAGCTGAAGCCCGGCTCGAAGACGATCGACTTCTTCGGCGAGTCGTGA
- the rplD gene encoding 50S ribosomal protein L4: protein MPTVAVLNTAGQQVGEIELNEKIFGAPIRPDLMHIVVLQYLAARRRGTHKTKTRAEVSGGGRKPWRQKGTGRARQGSIRAPQWRGGGVVHGPVPRSYAFKVPKKVRRAALYSALSSKVQEGKIVVVEGLEFERPKTKDMVGVLRNLNVEKALIVDGEKKQPVYLSARNIPNVKYMEAAGLNVYELLRHDHLVLTKDAVQKVEEVFA from the coding sequence ATGCCGACAGTGGCTGTATTGAACACGGCCGGCCAGCAGGTGGGCGAGATTGAGCTGAACGAGAAGATCTTCGGCGCGCCGATCCGGCCGGATTTGATGCATATCGTGGTCCTGCAGTATCTCGCCGCTCGGCGCCGCGGGACGCACAAGACAAAGACGCGCGCGGAAGTCTCCGGTGGCGGGCGCAAGCCTTGGCGCCAAAAGGGGACAGGCCGGGCGCGGCAGGGCAGCATTCGTGCTCCGCAGTGGCGGGGTGGCGGTGTCGTGCACGGTCCGGTGCCGCGTTCGTATGCCTTTAAGGTCCCAAAGAAGGTGCGGCGCGCTGCGCTGTATAGCGCTCTGTCTTCCAAGGTGCAAGAGGGCAAAATTGTCGTGGTGGAAGGCTTGGAGTTTGAGCGGCCGAAGACGAAGGACATGGTCGGTGTGCTGCGCAACCTGAACGTGGAGAAGGCGCTCATCGTCGACGGCGAGAAGAAGCAGCCGGTCTATCTATCGGCGCGCAACATTCCCAACGTGAAGTACATGGAGGCCGCGGGTCTCAACGTGTATGAACTCCTCCGTCACGACCATCTCGTGCTGACCAAGGACGCCGTTCAGAAGGTGGAGGAGGTGTTCGCCTGA
- the rplC gene encoding 50S ribosomal protein L3, with translation MKGILGRKLGMTQVFTEDGDVVPVTVIEAGPCVVLQKRVLDKDGYEAIQLGFADKKASRATKPEVGHAAKAGTAPKRYIREIRGVNVEEYEVGQQVKADIFAPGDIVDVTGVSKGKGFAGPIKRHNQHRGPMAHGSKYHRGVGSLGSIAPNRTFKGQTMAGRMGGERVTVQNLEVVKVDAEKNVILIKGSVPGPRNSFVTIRSAVKQPVKK, from the coding sequence TTGAAAGGGATTCTCGGGCGCAAACTCGGCATGACGCAGGTCTTCACGGAGGACGGAGACGTCGTGCCGGTGACGGTGATCGAGGCGGGCCCGTGCGTCGTGCTTCAGAAGCGCGTCCTGGACAAGGACGGCTATGAGGCGATTCAGTTGGGCTTTGCGGATAAGAAAGCGAGCCGGGCGACGAAGCCGGAAGTGGGTCACGCTGCGAAGGCTGGCACAGCTCCCAAGCGGTACATCCGCGAAATCCGGGGCGTGAACGTGGAGGAGTACGAGGTCGGCCAACAGGTGAAGGCGGACATTTTCGCGCCTGGCGATATCGTCGATGTGACGGGTGTATCGAAAGGTAAAGGCTTTGCGGGGCCCATTAAGCGCCACAACCAGCATCGCGGACCGATGGCGCACGGCTCGAAGTACCATCGCGGCGTGGGTTCTCTCGGCTCCATCGCGCCGAACCGCACGTTCAAGGGTCAGACCATGGCGGGGCGTATGGGCGGCGAGCGCGTGACCGTGCAAAATCTCGAGGTTGTGAAGGTTGATGCAGAGAAGAACGTGATTCTGATCAAGGGTTCTGTTCCTGGGCCCCGGAATTCGTTCGTGACGATTCGGTCTGCTGTGAAGCAACCCGTCAAGAAGTAA
- the rpsJ gene encoding 30S ribosomal protein S10 yields MAKQKIRIRLKAYDHTVLDQSAERIVETAKRSGAKVSGPVPLPTDRELYTILRAPHKYKDSREQFEIRTHKRLIDIHNPTPQTVDALMRLDLPSGVDIEIKL; encoded by the coding sequence ATGGCGAAGCAAAAGATCCGGATCCGCTTGAAGGCTTATGATCACACGGTGTTGGATCAGTCGGCGGAGCGCATCGTCGAAACGGCGAAACGTTCGGGTGCGAAGGTGTCCGGGCCTGTTCCGCTTCCGACGGATCGCGAGCTGTATACGATTCTTCGCGCTCCTCACAAGTACAAGGACTCGCGAGAGCAGTTTGAGATTCGCACGCACAAGCGGTTGATCGACATTCACAATCCGACGCCGCAGACGGTGGATGCGCTCATGCGCCTCGATCTGCCTTCGGGTGTGGACATCGAGATCAAGCTTTGA